One Hydrogenophaga crassostreae genomic region harbors:
- a CDS encoding Crp/Fnr family transcriptional regulator, whose product MPSLTEVNRPPAASGAWQRLLESAAGGPLPDWDQLAPHIALKALPAGATVFDQGTKHPYIYAVREGLIKLSYIDDNGGEWVKSFASEGRFFASIAALQADGRTSFMSTAIEASQLERLPYRILNELASRHLAWARAVQQMTMLFASRKEARERDLLTLTPEGRYRAFLADNPAMEKRIAQKDLARYLGLTPVGLNRIVTRVRRTSAQQV is encoded by the coding sequence ATGCCGTCATTAACCGAAGTTAATCGCCCGCCAGCCGCGTCGGGCGCCTGGCAACGCCTGCTCGAATCCGCGGCGGGTGGCCCGCTCCCCGATTGGGACCAACTGGCGCCACACATTGCGCTCAAGGCGCTGCCCGCTGGCGCGACCGTCTTCGACCAGGGCACCAAGCACCCTTACATCTACGCGGTTCGCGAAGGCCTGATCAAGCTCAGCTACATCGACGACAACGGCGGGGAATGGGTCAAGTCGTTCGCCAGCGAGGGCCGGTTTTTCGCCAGCATCGCAGCCTTGCAGGCCGACGGCCGCACCAGCTTCATGAGCACGGCGATCGAAGCTTCGCAACTCGAACGCCTGCCCTACCGGATCTTGAACGAACTGGCCAGCCGGCACCTTGCCTGGGCCCGCGCGGTGCAGCAGATGACCATGCTGTTTGCGTCCCGCAAAGAAGCGCGCGAGCGCGACCTGCTCACATTGACCCCGGAGGGCCGCTACCGGGCCTTTCTCGCCGACAACCCGGCCATGGAAAAGCGCATTGCCCAGAAAGACCTGGCGCGTTACCTCGGTCTGACCCCGGTGGGCTTGAACCGGATCGTGACGCGGGTCCGGCGTACCTCAGCCCAGCAGGTTTAG
- a CDS encoding aldo/keto reductase codes for MQNRQLGTFPVSAIGLGCMNICHAYGAPVSEAEAERLLRAALDAGVTHFDTAALYGFGVSETLVGKYLSADRSRFTLASKCGMQGVDVTGDGKLVRVIDGRPETIKATCEAALKRLKTDVIDLYYLHRWDKQVPIEDSVGALSDLVRAGKIQAVGLSEVSATTLRKAHAVHPIAAVQTEYSLWTRNPEIAVLDACKALGTAFVAFSPVARGFLCGEMDVSRFDAKDIRRSMPRFSPENYAANAKLLPGYFAIAHEVGCTPSQLAIAWLLHRGDHILPIPGTRTAAHLLDDLGAADVALSADVMARLDALINQHTVVGSRYNAQGNSEVDTEAFAV; via the coding sequence ATGCAAAACAGACAACTCGGAACCTTCCCAGTCTCGGCCATCGGCCTGGGCTGCATGAACATTTGCCACGCCTACGGCGCGCCCGTCTCCGAGGCCGAAGCCGAGCGTTTGCTGCGCGCCGCGCTCGACGCAGGCGTGACCCATTTCGACACCGCCGCGCTCTACGGCTTTGGCGTCAGCGAAACCCTGGTCGGCAAATACCTCAGCGCTGACCGCTCCCGATTCACGTTGGCGAGCAAGTGTGGCATGCAGGGCGTGGATGTGACCGGTGACGGCAAGCTGGTGCGCGTGATCGACGGACGGCCCGAGACCATCAAGGCCACTTGCGAAGCCGCGTTGAAGCGCTTGAAGACCGACGTGATCGACCTGTATTACCTGCACCGCTGGGACAAGCAGGTGCCGATCGAAGACAGTGTGGGCGCGCTGAGCGACCTGGTGCGCGCGGGCAAAATTCAGGCGGTGGGCTTGTCGGAAGTGTCGGCCACCACGCTGCGCAAGGCCCATGCGGTGCACCCGATTGCCGCCGTGCAAACCGAGTATTCGCTGTGGACGCGCAACCCGGAGATTGCGGTGCTCGACGCTTGCAAAGCGCTGGGCACGGCTTTCGTGGCATTCAGCCCGGTGGCCCGCGGTTTCCTTTGCGGTGAGATGGATGTCAGCCGCTTCGACGCCAAAGACATTCGCCGCAGCATGCCGCGCTTCAGCCCCGAGAATTACGCCGCCAACGCCAAGCTGCTGCCCGGCTATTTCGCCATCGCGCATGAAGTGGGTTGCACGCCGTCGCAACTCGCCATCGCCTGGTTGCTGCACCGCGGCGACCACATCCTGCCCATTCCCGGCACCCGCACCGCGGCGCACCTGCTCGACGATCTGGGCGCGGCCGATGTGGCGCTGAGTGCCGATGTGATGGCGCGGCTGGACGCGCTGATCAACCAGCATACCGTCGTGGGCAGCCGCTACAACGCCCAGGGCAACAGCGAGGTGGATACCGAGGCCTTTGCGGTCTGA
- a CDS encoding efflux RND transporter permease subunit produces the protein MNFSEIFIRRPVMTVLLNLAIVVAGIIGYQSIPVAALPSYDTPVINVLANLPGANPETMATSVALPLEKQFQTVPGLKTISSTSTLGRTSLTLEFNEGLDIDAAAVDVQAALLRAQRSLPSDMTNPPSYRKVNPADAPILLVALTSPSIALSDLNDFAEHLISPTLSTIDGVAQVTVYGSKRFAVRVRVNPQALAARNLGLDELSSALRAANVNTPLGTLDGPRQSLVLQANQQLRSAAEFADLIVSTRGGNPVRLRDVASVEDGLENTNSFATLNGETSITLAVQRQPGANTVKVVDAIRAALPALQAQMPDSVRMTPVNDRSTSVREALHDVSLTLMGTVALVVLVIFLFLRRFVATVIPALSLPVSLVGALALLWGMNYSLDNISLLGLTLAVGLVVDDAIVVLEEIIRLVEKGEDPFQAALKGSRAVGFTIVSMSTSLIAVFIPIFFMPGVIGLLFHEFAVVVGLSIAVSAFVSLTLVPMLASRFLTDERHKKPAGGVVRAFESGFNAMLAGYTRVLDLALAWRRTVLLVAAATLGATVWLGMAIPKGFFPEEDIGQIQVSTEAAEDTSFPEMVRLQERAAEIVRNDPNVLAVSSFNGGSGSQNSGRMFVTLKPLGERMPMKQVVDGLRKKLRAVAGISVFMRPVQNLQLGGRPSKAQFQYILQSVKADELDVWAGKLQAQLRDDPMFRDVTSDAQLSALQAQVHIDRDAANTLGVSIEAIRTALYNAFGARQVSTIYLPTDSYQVIMEVAPEAKQDESALSGIHVRSNTGALVPLSSFTTVTRTVGATAINHVGQLQAVTVSFNLAPGAALGEATARIDAASKAIGLPSSIISRFGGDAAVFKDSQASQAWLIIAALLVIYVLLGVLYESYIHPLTILAGLPSAAVGALATLMLFGQDLTLIATIGIVLLIGIVKKNAIMMIDFALDAQRRRGLAPAEAIREACILRFRPIMMTTLAALMGALPIAMGLGAGAELRQPLGLAVVGGLLFSQAITLFITPVIFLALERFSGTGPVATPELPDPPTLAQQPVP, from the coding sequence ATGAACTTCTCAGAAATCTTCATCCGCCGTCCGGTGATGACGGTGTTGCTGAACCTGGCCATCGTGGTCGCCGGGATCATTGGCTACCAGAGCATCCCGGTGGCCGCCTTGCCGAGCTACGACACGCCGGTCATCAACGTGTTGGCCAACCTGCCCGGCGCCAACCCGGAAACCATGGCCACTTCGGTGGCCTTGCCGCTGGAGAAGCAATTCCAGACCGTGCCGGGGCTGAAGACCATCAGTTCCACCAGCACCCTGGGCCGCACCTCGCTGACGCTGGAGTTCAACGAAGGGCTCGACATCGACGCGGCGGCAGTGGATGTGCAGGCTGCCTTGCTGCGCGCCCAGCGCAGCTTGCCCAGCGACATGACCAACCCGCCGTCATACCGCAAGGTGAATCCGGCGGATGCGCCCATCTTGCTGGTGGCCCTGACCTCGCCCTCCATCGCGCTGTCTGACCTCAACGACTTCGCCGAACACCTGATCTCGCCAACGCTGTCGACCATCGATGGCGTGGCCCAGGTCACCGTCTACGGATCCAAGCGCTTTGCAGTGCGCGTGCGCGTCAATCCGCAGGCGCTCGCGGCCCGCAACCTTGGGCTCGACGAGCTCAGCAGCGCGTTGCGCGCGGCCAACGTCAACACGCCGCTGGGCACGCTGGACGGTCCGCGCCAAAGCCTGGTGCTGCAGGCGAATCAGCAATTGCGCTCGGCGGCCGAGTTCGCGGACCTGATCGTCAGCACCCGCGGCGGCAACCCGGTGCGGTTGCGCGATGTGGCGAGCGTGGAAGACGGGCTGGAAAACACCAACAGCTTCGCCACATTGAACGGCGAGACCTCCATCACCCTGGCTGTGCAGCGCCAGCCCGGCGCCAATACGGTGAAGGTGGTCGACGCGATCCGCGCCGCGCTGCCGGCCTTGCAGGCGCAGATGCCGGACTCGGTCAGGATGACCCCGGTAAACGACCGCTCAACTTCGGTGCGCGAGGCGCTGCACGATGTGTCGCTGACGCTGATGGGCACGGTGGCGCTGGTGGTGCTGGTGATCTTTCTGTTTCTGCGGCGCTTCGTGGCCACCGTGATTCCGGCGCTGTCGCTGCCGGTGTCACTGGTCGGGGCGCTGGCCTTGCTCTGGGGCATGAACTACAGCCTGGACAACATTTCCCTGCTGGGGCTGACCCTGGCCGTGGGCCTGGTGGTGGACGATGCCATCGTGGTGCTGGAGGAAATCATCCGGCTGGTGGAGAAGGGCGAGGACCCATTTCAGGCCGCGCTCAAGGGTTCGCGCGCGGTGGGTTTCACCATCGTGTCCATGTCGACCTCGCTGATCGCGGTGTTCATCCCGATCTTTTTCATGCCGGGCGTGATCGGCCTGCTGTTCCACGAGTTTGCGGTGGTGGTGGGGCTGTCGATTGCGGTGTCCGCATTTGTATCGCTGACGCTGGTACCGATGCTGGCCAGTCGCTTTCTGACCGATGAGCGCCACAAGAAGCCGGCCGGCGGCGTGGTCAGGGCCTTCGAGTCCGGATTCAACGCCATGCTGGCGGGCTACACACGCGTGCTGGACCTGGCACTGGCCTGGCGCAGGACGGTGTTGCTGGTGGCCGCGGCCACCTTGGGCGCCACCGTCTGGCTGGGCATGGCCATCCCCAAGGGTTTCTTTCCTGAAGAAGACATCGGTCAGATTCAGGTGTCCACCGAGGCCGCTGAAGACACGTCGTTTCCCGAGATGGTTCGCCTGCAGGAGCGGGCCGCGGAGATCGTGCGCAACGATCCCAATGTGCTGGCGGTGAGTTCGTTCAACGGCGGCAGTGGCTCGCAGAATTCGGGCCGCATGTTTGTCACGCTCAAGCCGCTCGGCGAGCGCATGCCCATGAAGCAGGTCGTGGACGGTCTGCGCAAGAAGCTTCGCGCCGTGGCCGGGATCAGTGTTTTCATGCGACCGGTGCAAAACCTGCAACTCGGCGGGCGCCCCAGCAAGGCGCAGTTCCAGTACATCCTGCAAAGCGTGAAGGCCGACGAGCTCGATGTCTGGGCGGGCAAATTGCAAGCGCAATTGCGCGACGACCCGATGTTTCGCGATGTGACCAGCGACGCGCAATTGAGCGCGCTGCAAGCGCAGGTGCACATCGATCGCGATGCGGCCAACACCCTGGGCGTCTCCATCGAAGCCATCCGAACCGCGCTCTACAACGCCTTTGGCGCGCGCCAGGTCTCGACCATTTACCTGCCCACCGACAGCTACCAGGTCATCATGGAAGTGGCGCCCGAGGCCAAGCAGGACGAGAGCGCGCTCAGCGGCATCCACGTGCGCTCGAACACCGGTGCCCTGGTGCCCTTGAGCAGCTTCACCACGGTGACCCGCACCGTCGGCGCCACGGCGATCAACCACGTGGGGCAGTTGCAGGCGGTAACCGTGTCGTTCAACCTCGCGCCAGGCGCAGCGCTGGGCGAGGCCACTGCACGCATCGACGCGGCCAGCAAAGCCATCGGCCTGCCGTCGTCCATCATCAGCCGCTTTGGCGGTGATGCGGCGGTGTTCAAGGATTCGCAGGCCAGCCAGGCCTGGCTGATCATCGCGGCGTTGCTGGTGATCTATGTGTTGCTGGGCGTTTTGTACGAAAGCTACATCCACCCGCTCACCATTCTGGCTGGCCTGCCATCGGCGGCCGTGGGCGCGCTGGCGACCTTGATGCTTTTTGGTCAGGACCTGACGCTGATTGCCACCATCGGTATCGTCTTGCTTATCGGCATAGTCAAGAAGAACGCCATCATGATGATCGACTTCGCGCTGGACGCGCAGCGCCGCCGGGGCCTCGCGCCAGCCGAGGCGATTCGCGAGGCCTGCATCCTGCGCTTTCGCCCTATCATGATGACCACGCTGGCCGCGCTCATGGGCGCGCTGCCGATTGCCATGGGCCTGGGCGCCGGCGCCGAGTTGCGCCAGCCGCTGGGCCTTGCGGTGGTCGGCGGCTTGCTGTTTTCGCAGGCCATTACCCTGTTCATCACGCCGGTGATTTTCCTGGCGCTGGAGCGCTTCAGCGGCACCGGCCCGGTGGCCACGCCCGAACTGCCCGATCCGCCCACCCTGGCCCAACAACCTGTACCTTGA